The genomic DNA GGGTGTACCCATTACACGACCGTCGTGAAGAATCTATCCTCAATGTTTTTACATCGATATTAGCATTTATTAAGAACCAATTCAATGCTCGCGTTCTAGTTATCCAGATGGATCGTGGCTCCGAGTACACTAACAAAACTCTTCATAAGTTCTTTACGAACAGAGGTATTACTGcatgctatacaaccacGGCAGATTCTAGAGCACACGGTGTCGCTGAACGATTAAATCGTACTTTATTAAACGATTGTCGCACACTGCTTCATTGCAGTGGTCTACCAAATCATCTATGGTTCTCAGCagtcgaattttctactataaTCAGAAATTCATTAGTCTCACCAAAAAACGAtaaatctgcaagacaacatgcAGGTTTAGCTGGACTGGACATTACTACTATACtacctttcggtcaaccGGTTATAGTTAACAACCATAATCCCGACTCgaaaatacatcctcgtggcaTTCCAGGTTACGCCTTACATCCGTCACGAAACTCTTATGGCTATATtatctatcttccatcattaaaaaagacagtAGATACTACCAATTACGTTATATTACAAGACAAGCAATCCAAATTGGACCAATTCAATTATGATACACTCACctttgatgatgatctCAATCGTTTAACAGCCCATAACCAATCttttattgaacaaaatgaaacgGAGCAGTCATATGATCAAAATACAGAATCTGATCATGACTATCAATCGGAGATTGAAATAAACTCTGATCCTCTAGTGAACGACTTCTCGTCCCAATCAATAAACCCTTTACAATTAGACAAGGAACCAGTCCAAAAAGTACGTGCaccaaaagaagttgatgccgacatatctgaatacaatattcttccatctaCTATACGATCTCGTACACCCcatatcattaataaagaGAGTACCGAAATGGGTGGTACCGTTGAATCAGATACTACTTCACCTAGACACTCGTCTACCTTCACTGCACGAAACCAAAACCGACCTGGTAGTACCAATGAGATGATTGATTTGACCTCACAGGATAGAGTTAATTATGGActtgaaaacatcaaaactACACGTTTGGGTGGTACGGAGGAACCATATATTCAACGAAATAGTGAtacaaatatcaaatacaGGACTACAAATAGTACGCCCTCAATAGATGACCGTTCGTCCAACAGTGAATCCACTACTCCCATCATCTCCATAGAAACAAAGGCTGTATGTGATAATACACCCTCCATTGATACGGATCCGCCAGAATATCGATCTTCTGACCATGCGACTCCTAATATAATGCCTGAcaaatcctcaaaaaatgttacGGCTGATTCTATTCTTGACGACCTCCCACTTCCTGACTTAACCCATAAATCTCCTACGGACACTTCTgatgtttcaaaagatattccacACATACACTCTCGTCAgactaattccagtttgggtggtatggatGATTCTAATGTTCTGACTACTACcaaaagtaagaaaagatcattagaagataatgaaactgaaattgaGGTATCCcgagacacatggaataataagaatatgAGAAGTCTGGAACCACcaagatcgaagaaacgcATAAATTTAATTGCAGCAATAAAAGGAGTGAAATCGATCAAACCAGTTCGAACGACCTTAAGATATGATGAAGCAATTACATATAAtaaagacaacaaagaaaaagacagaTATGTTGAAGCTTatcataaagaaattagccaactattgaaaatgaacacTTGGGatacaaacaaatattatgataGAAATGACATAGATCctaaaaaagtaataaactcaatgtttatatttaacaagaaacgtgaTGGTACACACaaagctagatttgttgcaagaggcGACATTCAACACCCCGATACATATGATTCTGATatgcaatccaataccGTACATCACTATGCACTGATGACGTCACTGTCAATCGCATTAGACAACGACTATTATATCACACAGCTGGACATATCCTCTGCTTACTTATATGctgatatcaaagaagaattatacataagacctccaccacatttaggTTTGAATGATAAATTACTACGTTTGAGAAAATCACTCTATGgtttgaaacaaagtggtgCAAACTGGTATGAAACCATTAAAtcatatttaataaattgttGCGACATGCAAGAAGTTCGCggatggtcatgcgtatttaagaatagtcaagtaacaatttgcttattcgttgatgatatgatattattcagcaaagacttaaatgcaaataagaaaatcataacaacactcaagaaacaatacgatacaaagataataaatctgggtgaaagtgataacgaaattcagtACGACATACTTGGATTAGagatcaaatatcaaagaagcaagtacatgaaattaggtatggaaaaatccttgacagaaaaattacccaaactaaacgtacctttgaacccaaaaggaaagaaacttagagctccaggtcaaccaggtcattatatagaccaggatgaactagaaatagatgaagatgaatacaaagagaaagtacatgaaatgcaaaagttgattggtctagcttcatatgttggatataaatttagatttgacttactatactacatcaacacacttgctcaacatatactattcccctctaggcaagttttagacatgacatatgagttaatacaattcatgtgggacactagagataaacaattaatatggcacaaaaacaaacctaccaagccagataataaactagtCGCAATAAGCGATGCTTCATATGGTAACCAACCATATTACAAGTCACAAATTGGTAACATTTTCCTACTCAACGGAAAAGtgattggaggaaagtcgACAAAGGCTTCGTTAACATGCACTTCAACTacagaagcagaaatacacgcAGTCAGTGAAGCTATTCCGCTATTGAATAACCTCAGTCACCTTGTGcaagaacttaacaagaaaccaattattaaaGGCTTACTTACTGATAGTAGATCAACgatcagtataattaagtctacaaatgaagagaaatttagaaacagattttttggcacaaaggcaatgagacttagagatgaagtatcaggtaataatttatacgtatactacatcgagaccaagaagaacattgctgatgtgatgacaaaacctcttccgataaaaacatttaaactattaactaacaaatggattcattagatctattacattatgggtggtatgttggaataaaaatcaactatcatctactaactagtatttacgttactagtatattatcatatacggtgttagaagatgacgcaaatgatgagaaatagtcatctaaattagtggaagctgaaacgcaaggattgataatgtaataggatcaatgaatattaacatataaaatgatgataataatatttatagaattgtgtagaattgcagattcccttttatggattcctaaatcctcgaggagaacttctagtatatctacatacctaatattattgccttatcaaaaatggaatcccaacaattacatcaaaatccacattctCTACAGTATACATATTATTATAGCCTTaatcaacaatggaatcccaacaattatctcaaaattcaccaaTATCTCAGAGACTATATCTGAAACAAACAAAGACGTATAGTCCAAAGCAATATTCAAGGAAACTACAAAGTGAGATTAGCTACGTAGAAATAGGagaaaaagtataaatttAAAGTTAAATTCAGATCTCAAATTCTCttaatatttgaaataaatcCGCTGCGTGACAAATCCCGTGATGATCTCGgaatatttatatgttaCCATTTATACTTATGGTAGAATTATACTCACTAATGAATGTACGGTTACTATTTGGAACAAGTGGTCATCAATTGCCATAGTAACATTTTGAATGCTTGCATCGTGCATGAATACATACCGCATATATGTTTAAGTATGAATATACCTGTTAAAGAAAGTAATGAATCTGTATTGAAGAACCGTAGGTTTGACATGATCTGGTCGTTATATATACGCGTAATATGACTAGTCAAACTAAATGTATGACAAGTTCCAGAACTACTATTACATTGATCATAAGTAATAATACACAAATCAGCGTGTGTTTTATACTTCTCTTATATAGTATAAGAAGATCCATATTTAATCTTCATTAACACTACTTCTTAACCTCTAATTACCAACGGGTCAATGTTAGGATAATTGTTGGCATTCCATTGTTATTAAAGGGAATCAAAgtatattaaaaattcttcCCAAGGATGTAATAACCTAAAAAAGGAAGCCCATATTTCTATATAATGTTattaatattttctttttcatattaTTGTCGCCACTCTTTATTCCATTACATTATCAAGTCTTGCATTTCGGCTTCCAttaaatttgatgattATTTCTCAGTCTTTGTGCCATCTACTCACACTCAATTTTAATATAGTGTTAATATGAATACTAATCAATGAGCGATCATTGGTTCCATTACAATAACGTTGTGATCGGAACTTATTTTGAAGTTATTCCTGTCGACTGCCTGATGTCAGTATTGAGGCTGTTTGATTATTTCTGAACATAATATCCTTTTCCTGTTACAAGTACATGCTGAACAAGAGATATATATTATGCTTTAAGATGGAGTATAATGGttttagaatattttaaattAAGTATGCATACACAAATAATCTACTTACTCACTATGATGCTACAAGATCATCCATTGGTTAAGAATGTTGAGTGATTCTACGAACAAGgtaactttttttccataATTATAAGTCGTCAAAATTGCCTTGGATAGCTTTGCTGGAAACTTTCTTCCGTTTATTCTGTAAAACGATTTCTTTCCAATCCTCTTTAATACGCTCTTCTTCAGCATTTTCATCGAGCTCTTCTGctttcaattcttcctCTATAGCCTTCCTTTTTAAACtcatcttttcctttctctCGAGTTTCCGTTCTTTCGTCAATGTTTTATCTGACCACGctaaattcttcttcttcaactcacttttcagcttctttttatcattaatCAGgcttatattttttaatgtttCTTGTCTCTCCTTTTCACGTTTTTTGTCCTTGTATTTATATTCATCCATATTAACTGGGGGATCGACCAACCAATTCCCTGGGAAAATcccttcttgtttttcGGTGGCTAAGTACTTTGTTATCTCAGGCATTCTAGGCAGGCGGAAAAGACCATACAATTTCGCAATACCAACATAATCTAAAGATTGAAGCCTAAAAATTGAAGTTGCGGAATGATTTGAGTAGTATTTAATAAAGGCAACATATGCTTTAACACCTTTATCAAATCTATCCCTATCTTCTAGTATCCAATTTCTAAAGTCCTCGTAAAAGTTTGTTGTTATGCCCTTTACTTCCAAATCAAGTTCTTCAAGTTCCACATTTTTAACTTGCATGAAAGGAATAAAATCCTCTTCTCTGCCTTCATTAAGAAACGTAATTGCTTTACCCACTCTATTTGCTCTACCAGTTCTACCACATCTATGCATGAACATATCAGTATTGGTAGGGGGATCAAGCTGGATGACGAGATCAACGTCGGGTATGTCAATACCTCTAGCAGCCACATCTGTTGTGAATAAAACAGAATTACTTAGCGAATCAGTAAAAGCTGTTAGAGTTTTTGTCCTTGCCGATGTTTGAAGTTTTCCATGCAaggaaa from Saccharomyces cerevisiae S288C chromosome VI, complete sequence includes the following:
- a CDS encoding gag-pol fusion protein (Retrotransposon TYA Gag and TYB Pol genes; transcribed/translated as one unit; polyprotein is processed to make a nucleocapsid-like protein (Gag), reverse transcriptase (RT), protease (PR), and integrase (IN); similar to retroviral genes) gives rise to the protein MESQQLHQNPHSLHGSAYASVTSKEVPSNQDPLAVSASNLPEFDRDSTKVNSQQETTPGTSAVPENHHHVSPQPASVPPPQNGQYQQHGMMTPNKAMASNWAHYQQPSMMTCSHYQTSPAYYQPDPHYPLPQYIPPLSTSSPDPIDSQNQHSEVPQAETKVRNNVLPPHTLTSEENFSTWVKFYIRFLKNSNLGDIIPNDQGEIKSQMTYEEHAYIYNTFQAFAPFHLLPTWVKQILEINYADILTVLCKSVSKMQTNNQELKDWIALANLEYDGSTSADTFEITVSTIIQRLKENNINVSDRLACQLILKGLSGDFKYLRNQYRTKTNMKLSQLFAEIQLIYDENKIMNLNKPSQYKQHSEYKNVSRTSPNTTNTKVTTRNYHRTNSSKPRAAKAHNIATSSKFSRVNNDHINESTVSSQYLSDDNELSLGQQQKESKPTHTIDSNDELPDHLLIDSGASQTLVRSAHYLHHATPNSEINIVDAQKQDIPINAIGNLHFNFQNGTKTSIKALHTPNIAYDLLSLSELANQNITACFTRNTLERSDGTVLAPIVKHGDFYWLSKKYLIPSHISKLTINNVNKSKSVNKYPYPLIHRMLGHANFRSIQKSLKKNAVTYLKESDIEWSNASTYQCPDCLIGKSTKHRHVKGSRLKYQESYEPFQYLHTDIFGPVHHLPKSAPSYFISFTDEKTRFQWVYPLHDRREESILNVFTSILAFIKNQFNARVLVIQMDRGSEYTNKTLHKFFTNRGITACYTTTADSRAHGVAERLNRTLLNDCRTLLHCSGLPNHLWFSAVEFSTIIRNSLVSPKNDKSARQHAGLAGLDITTILPFGQPVIVNNHNPDSKIHPRGIPGYALHPSRNSYGYIIYLPSLKKTVDTTNYVILQDKQSKLDQFNYDTLTFDDDLNRLTAHNQSFIEQNETEQSYDQNTESDHDYQSEIEINSDPLVNDFSSQSINPLQLDKEPVQKVRAPKEVDADISEYNILPSTIRSRTPHIINKESTEMGGTVESDTTSPRHSSTFTARNQNRPGSTNEMIDLTSQDRVNYGLENIKTTRLGGTEEPYIQRNSDTNIKYRTTNSTPSIDDRSSNSESTTPIISIETKAVCDNTPSIDTDPPEYRSSDHATPNIMPDKSSKNVTADSILDDLPLPDLTHKSPTDTSDVSKDIPHIHSRQTNSSLGGMDDSNVLTTTKSKKRSLEDNETEIEVSRDTWNNKNMRSLEPPRSKKRINLIAAIKGVKSIKPVRTTLRYDEAITYNKDNKEKDRYVEAYHKEISQLLKMNTWDTNKYYDRNDIDPKKVINSMFIFNKKRDGTHKARFVARGDIQHPDTYDSDMQSNTVHHYALMTSLSIALDNDYYITQLDISSAYLYADIKEELYIRPPPHLGLNDKLLRLRKSLYGLKQSGANWYETIKSYLINCCDMQEVRGWSCVFKNSQVTICLFVDDMILFSKDLNANKKIITTLKKQYDTKIINLGESDNEIQYDILGLEIKYQRSKYMKLGMEKSLTEKLPKLNVPLNPKGKKLRAPGQPGHYIDQDELEIDEDEYKEKVHEMQKLIGLASYVGYKFRFDLLYYINTLAQHILFPSRQVLDMTYELIQFMWDTRDKQLIWHKNKPTKPDNKLVAISDASYGNQPYYKSQIGNIFLLNGKVIGGKSTKASLTCTSTTEAEIHAVSEAIPLLNNLSHLVQELNKKPIIKGLLTDSRSTISIIKSTNEEKFRNRFFGTKAMRLRDEVSGNNLYVYYIETKKNIADVMTKPLPIKTFKLLTNKWIH
- the SPB4 gene encoding ATP-dependent RNA helicase SPB4 (Putative ATP-dependent RNA helicase; nucleolar protein required for synthesis of 60S ribosomal subunits at a late step in the pathway; sediments with 66S pre-ribosomes in sucrose gradients) produces the protein MSKSLEWDNLGFSLLPWIRTGLDVMGFETMTPVQASTIPMLAGNKDVVVDSVTGSGKTAAFVIPVLEKVVKEEANTSKFKKAHFHSLIIAPTRELSRQIESVVLSFLEHYPSDLFPIKCQLLVGTNEATVRDDVSNFLRNRPQILIGTPGRVLDFLQMPAVKTSACSMVVMDEADRLLDMSFIKDTEKILRLLPKQRRTGLFSATMRSAGSDIFKTGLRNPVRITVNSKNQAPSSLKLNYCVVNPAEKLQLLVSILNNYKFKKCIVYFPTCVSVSYFYSFIQYLGKRNILVNEVEIFSLHGKLQTSARTKTLTAFTDSLSNSVLFTTDVAARGIDIPDVDLVIQLDPPTNTDMFMHRCGRTGRANRVGKAITFLNEGREEDFIPFMQVKNVELEELDLEVKGITTNFYEDFRNWILEDRDRFDKGVKAYVAFIKYYSNHSATSIFRLQSLDYVGIAKLYGLFRLPRMPEITKYLATEKQEGIFPGNWLVDPPVNMDEYKYKDKKREKERQETLKNISLINDKKKLKSELKKKNLAWSDKTLTKERKLERKEKMSLKRKAIEEELKAEELDENAEEERIKEDWKEIVLQNKRKKVSSKAIQGNFDDL